In Vibrio hippocampi, a single genomic region encodes these proteins:
- the flgK gene encoding flagellar hook-associated protein FlgK, producing MASDLLNLGTQSVLTAQRQLGTTGHNISNANTEGYSRQSVIQGTSDPRMYGGQTYGMGVHVENVRRSWDQFAVKELNMATTQMHSREENLTNLDVMSGMLSSQASKKIPETLNDWFSSVKTLADTPNDVGARKVVLEKANLVRQTMNNFHETIRQQSDTANDKLNMGIERVNQLAMEIRDVHRLMMRTPGPHNDLMDNHEKLIRELSQYTKVTITPTQHEDGFNVHIGNGHTLVAGSEASQLKMIEGSPDVHQRRLAMVEGRAIKPIHSTEIGGKLESMFKFRDEELPYIHDELGRLATTFAFEVNKLQNQGLDLDGQVGANIFVDVNSDHLATSRVVKEGASQADVAVFIANPDKIIGGEYSLKFDGSQYLVTKPDGQVDKMDLNIDGRAFYLDGMVIDMRNPPQVGEKLLIRPTRNGAAQLQMATSDPRTLATHSFEASTTEAQGSARFTIHSAGQLREFEIIISPTGQEFAVTDKSGNVLLTPQPYPPLEPVTVLGTTFELSQGALANDKFTANLNPSEGDNGNLRKLLELQNGKVANQGESTLIELYHNLNTDVALKTSTATRLQEVAKLEHEAAQSRVASISGVNLDEEAANMMKFQQAYMASSRVMQAANETFDAILALR from the coding sequence ATGGCGTCAGATCTTCTGAACTTGGGTACACAAAGTGTGCTAACAGCTCAGAGACAACTCGGCACAACGGGTCATAACATTTCTAATGCAAATACAGAGGGTTACAGCCGGCAATCTGTGATTCAAGGCACCTCTGATCCTCGTATGTATGGTGGACAAACCTACGGTATGGGCGTGCATGTGGAAAATGTTCGCCGCTCATGGGATCAATTTGCCGTCAAAGAACTCAACATGGCGACGACGCAGATGCATAGTCGCGAGGAGAATCTGACCAATCTAGATGTGATGTCGGGAATGTTGTCTTCTCAAGCATCGAAAAAAATCCCTGAAACTCTGAATGATTGGTTTTCCTCGGTGAAAACCTTGGCCGATACCCCCAATGATGTCGGTGCTCGTAAGGTTGTGTTGGAGAAGGCAAATCTTGTCCGCCAAACCATGAACAACTTTCACGAAACGATCAGACAGCAGTCGGATACCGCCAATGACAAGTTGAATATGGGTATTGAACGCGTCAACCAGTTAGCTATGGAGATCCGTGATGTTCATCGTCTAATGATGCGAACGCCGGGTCCACACAACGATCTTATGGATAACCATGAGAAGCTCATTCGTGAGTTGTCTCAGTACACCAAAGTCACCATCACGCCTACTCAGCATGAGGACGGATTTAACGTCCATATTGGTAATGGTCATACCCTTGTTGCCGGCTCTGAAGCGAGCCAGTTGAAGATGATCGAAGGCTCGCCCGACGTTCACCAACGCCGCTTAGCTATGGTTGAAGGTAGGGCGATTAAGCCGATACATTCCACTGAAATTGGCGGAAAGTTAGAGAGCATGTTCAAGTTCCGGGATGAAGAATTACCTTATATCCATGATGAACTGGGCCGTCTCGCTACGACTTTCGCGTTTGAAGTCAACAAACTCCAAAACCAAGGTCTTGACCTTGATGGTCAAGTCGGTGCGAATATTTTTGTTGATGTGAACAGTGATCATCTTGCGACTTCTCGAGTCGTAAAAGAGGGCGCATCACAAGCGGATGTTGCGGTGTTTATCGCCAATCCCGACAAAATTATTGGTGGAGAGTACAGCCTTAAGTTTGATGGCAGCCAATATTTGGTCACTAAACCGGACGGTCAAGTGGACAAGATGGACCTCAACATTGACGGTCGAGCTTTCTACTTAGATGGCATGGTCATTGATATGCGCAACCCGCCACAAGTGGGCGAGAAGTTACTGATTCGTCCAACGCGTAATGGTGCGGCGCAATTGCAGATGGCGACCTCGGACCCTCGCACGTTGGCCACTCACAGTTTTGAGGCTTCGACCACAGAAGCTCAGGGTAGTGCTAGATTTACCATTCATTCCGCAGGACAACTGCGAGAGTTTGAAATTATTATCTCGCCAACCGGGCAGGAATTTGCCGTGACGGATAAGTCGGGCAATGTATTGTTGACTCCACAGCCTTACCCACCGCTAGAACCCGTTACGGTATTAGGCACGACATTCGAATTGTCGCAAGGGGCGTTGGCGAATGACAAATTCACCGCCAACTTAAACCCATCAGAAGGCGATAACGGCAACTTGCGTAAGCTATTAGAGCTGCAAAACGGCAAAGTGGCAAACCAAGGCGAATCCACCCTCATCGAGCTCTATCACAACCTAAATACCGACGTGGCATTGAAAACCTCGACGGCGACTCGTTTGCAGGAAGTCGCCAAGCTTGAACATGAAGCGGCGCAAAGTCGTGTTGCCTCGATATCTGGGGTTAACCTTGATGAAGAAGCGGCCAATATGATGAAGTTTCAGCAAGCGTATATGGCGTCATCGCGGGTGATGCAGGCGGCGAATGAAACGTTTGATGCCATTTTGGCACTAAGGTAG